From Stenotrophomonas nitritireducens, the proteins below share one genomic window:
- a CDS encoding YqaA family protein yields the protein MKIFGPLYDRAMVWAANERAPTYLTVLSFIEAIIFPVMPEVMLMPMCVAQPRKGWRFATLSLAGSMAGAMVGYALGHYAFEALKPVFEALGMLPAIESGIATLQAKMAESPWAVFTFLVLGGFMPIPMKVFTWASGIVGVPLPQYVLSMLVGRGKRVYLLAAVIRFGGAKAAERLRRWIEPLGWIATALVVGLVAWLVWRAKFA from the coding sequence ATGAAGATTTTCGGGCCGTTATACGACCGCGCCATGGTCTGGGCCGCCAACGAGCGCGCACCCACCTATTTGACCGTGCTCAGTTTCATCGAGGCCATCATCTTCCCGGTGATGCCGGAGGTGATGCTGATGCCGATGTGCGTGGCACAGCCGCGCAAGGGCTGGCGGTTTGCAACGCTGAGCCTGGCCGGTTCCATGGCCGGTGCGATGGTCGGCTATGCGCTGGGCCATTACGCCTTCGAGGCCTTGAAGCCGGTATTCGAGGCCCTGGGCATGCTGCCGGCCATCGAGAGCGGCATCGCTACCCTGCAGGCGAAGATGGCGGAGTCGCCGTGGGCGGTGTTCACCTTCCTGGTGCTGGGCGGCTTCATGCCCATTCCGATGAAGGTCTTCACATGGGCCTCGGGTATCGTCGGCGTGCCACTGCCGCAGTATGTGTTGAGCATGCTGGTCGGGCGCGGCAAGCGGGTTTATTTGTTGGCGGCGGTGATCCGCTTCGGCGGCGCAAAAGCGGCCGAACGGTTACGACGCTGGATTGAGCCGTTGGGCTGGATCGCCACCGCATTGGTGGTGGGCCTGGTGGCTTGGCTGGTTTGGAGGGCTAAATTCGCATGA
- the ispF gene encoding 2-C-methyl-D-erythritol 2,4-cyclodiphosphate synthase has protein sequence MNSSVCFPPIRIGQGYDVHAFGEGDHIMLAGVRVPHSRGVLAHSDGDVALHALCDALLGALALGDIGVHFPPSDARWKGADSSRFVTHCNELLRERGWQVGNVDITVICERPKVGPHALAMRQKVAQLLEIDLDRVSIKATTTEKLGFTGREEGIAAQAVALLVAA, from the coding sequence ATGAACTCTTCTGTTTGCTTCCCTCCCATCCGTATCGGCCAAGGCTATGACGTGCATGCCTTCGGGGAGGGTGACCACATCATGCTGGCCGGCGTGCGCGTGCCGCACAGCCGGGGCGTGCTTGCCCACAGCGATGGTGATGTGGCCCTGCATGCGCTGTGCGATGCCCTGCTGGGCGCGCTGGCGCTGGGCGATATCGGCGTGCATTTCCCGCCGTCCGATGCGCGCTGGAAGGGCGCGGACAGTAGCCGCTTTGTCACTCATTGCAATGAACTGCTGCGCGAGCGTGGCTGGCAAGTTGGCAATGTCGACATCACCGTGATCTGCGAGCGGCCCAAGGTTGGCCCGCATGCGCTGGCGATGCGTCAGAAGGTGGCGCAACTGCTGGAAATCGATCTGGACCGGGTCAGCATCAAGGCCACCACCACCGAAAAACTGGGCTTCACCGGCCGCGAAGAAGGCATAGCCGCGCAGGCTGTGGCCTTGTTGGTGGCCGCATGA
- the yhbY gene encoding ribosome assembly RNA-binding protein YhbY produces MSIVLTSAQNRFLRGIAHDLKALLQIGGKGVTPAFLAELDEVLERHELVKVKVAAEDREARDALIDEMIQASGSALVQRIGHVAVLYRPAKEKRQIVLPRG; encoded by the coding sequence ATGTCTATCGTCCTGACCTCGGCCCAGAACCGATTCCTGCGCGGCATCGCGCATGACCTGAAAGCACTGCTGCAAATCGGTGGCAAAGGGGTCACCCCGGCCTTTTTGGCCGAGCTGGACGAGGTGCTGGAGCGCCACGAGCTGGTCAAGGTCAAGGTTGCCGCCGAAGACCGTGAAGCCCGCGATGCCCTGATCGACGAAATGATCCAGGCCAGCGGTTCGGCCCTGGTGCAGCGCATCGGCCACGTCGCCGTGCTCTACCGCCCGGCCAAGGAAAAGCGCCAGATCGTACTGCCGCGCGGCTGA
- a CDS encoding peptidoglycan DD-metalloendopeptidase family protein, giving the protein MNAMMVGKGLGRALAVMAVVSLAACGTATVVKPSGGSSGTSASTTPRTSVAKPGQTAVVRRGDTLFGIARINNITPRDLAAWNGLSEPYTIYPGQALRLYPGGATASRPATGGSATTTRPATTPPVATPTPVNSGIAWRWPAEGALVGRFVAGEATKQGVDIAGSSGQAVRAAGPGVVVYSGAGLVGYGELIIIKHNDQWLSAYGHNRKRLVNEGQSVKAGDQIAEMGRTGTSRDMLHFEIRYNGKPVDPLVYLPNR; this is encoded by the coding sequence ATGAATGCAATGATGGTTGGCAAGGGATTGGGCAGGGCGCTGGCAGTGATGGCGGTGGTGTCGCTGGCGGCGTGCGGGACGGCCACGGTGGTGAAGCCTTCCGGCGGCAGTTCTGGCACTTCGGCCTCGACCACGCCGCGGACCTCGGTGGCCAAGCCTGGCCAGACCGCGGTTGTCCGTCGCGGCGATACCCTGTTCGGTATTGCGCGGATCAACAACATCACCCCGCGTGATCTTGCCGCGTGGAATGGCTTGTCCGAGCCGTACACCATCTACCCCGGCCAAGCGCTGCGGCTGTATCCGGGCGGTGCTACCGCCAGTCGGCCGGCGACAGGTGGCTCAGCGACGACCACGCGCCCGGCCACGACCCCGCCGGTTGCCACGCCTACCCCGGTCAACAGCGGTATCGCCTGGCGCTGGCCGGCCGAAGGTGCGCTGGTCGGCCGTTTCGTCGCCGGTGAGGCGACCAAGCAGGGCGTGGATATCGCCGGCAGCAGCGGCCAGGCGGTGCGTGCCGCGGGCCCGGGTGTGGTGGTGTATTCGGGCGCCGGCCTGGTCGGCTACGGTGAGTTGATCATCATCAAGCACAACGATCAGTGGCTGTCGGCCTATGGCCACAACCGCAAGCGCCTGGTCAACGAAGGGCAGAGCGTGAAGGCTGGCGACCAGATCGCCGAAATGGGCCGCACCGGCACCTCGCGCGACATGCTGCATTTCGAGATCCGCTACAACGGCAAGCCGGTCGATCCGCTGGTCTACCTGCCGAACAGGTAA
- the surE gene encoding 5'/3'-nucleotidase SurE, whose translation MRVLVSNDDGVDAPGIKMLAEELRNAGHEVTVVAPDRDRSGASNSLTLDQPVRLRRIDHYTCSVAGTPTDCVHLALTGMLEYEPDIVVSGINNAANLGDDVIYSGTVSAAMEGRFLGLPSVAVSLVTHKHEAKHFRTAARAAVEIVSRLIADPLPADTILNVNVPDLAWEDIRGFEVTRLGNRHRAEACIPATDPRGNTVYWIGPAGSEQDAGPGTDFHAVRTGHISITPIQVDLTRYSALEKVASWVGGLTDTLGKPE comes from the coding sequence ATGCGCGTACTTGTATCAAATGACGATGGTGTGGACGCCCCCGGCATCAAGATGTTGGCCGAGGAGCTTCGCAACGCCGGACATGAAGTCACCGTGGTGGCGCCGGACCGTGATCGTTCTGGTGCCTCCAACTCACTCACGCTCGATCAGCCGGTGCGTCTGCGCCGCATTGACCACTACACCTGTTCGGTTGCGGGTACACCCACCGACTGCGTGCATCTGGCGCTGACCGGCATGCTCGAATACGAGCCCGATATCGTGGTCTCCGGGATCAACAACGCCGCCAACCTGGGCGATGACGTGATCTATTCCGGCACGGTCTCGGCGGCAATGGAAGGGCGCTTCCTCGGCCTGCCATCAGTGGCGGTGTCGCTGGTTACGCACAAGCACGAAGCCAAGCATTTCCGCACCGCGGCCCGCGCCGCGGTGGAGATCGTGTCGCGGCTGATCGCCGATCCATTGCCGGCCGACACCATCCTCAACGTCAATGTGCCGGACCTGGCGTGGGAAGACATCCGTGGTTTCGAGGTTACCCGGCTGGGCAACCGTCACCGCGCCGAAGCCTGTATTCCGGCAACCGATCCGCGCGGAAATACCGTGTACTGGATCGGCCCGGCCGGCAGTGAGCAGGACGCCGGCCCCGGCACCGATTTCCATGCCGTGCGTACCGGGCATATCTCGATCACCCCGATCCAGGTGGATCTGACCCGCTATTCGGCATTGGAAAAAGTCGCCAGCTGGGTAGGCGGGCTGACCGACACCCTGGGGAAGCCGGAATGA
- the eno gene encoding phosphopyruvate hydratase has protein sequence MTNIAKIHAREILDSRGNPTLEAEVTLADGSFGRAAVPSGASTGTKEAVELRDGDKTRYLGKGVRNAVNNVNGAIATALAGFNAEDQQGLDRRLIDLDGTENKGRLGANALLGVSMAAAHAVAASRKQALWQYLAAKTGAVPSLPVPMMNIINGGAHADNNVDFQEFMVLPVGFSSFSESLRAGTEIFHALKSVLKSHGLSTAVGDEGGFAPDFRSNVEALDTILEAIGKAGYNAGEDVLLGLDVASSEFYENGKYNLVGENKRLTSDQFVDFLADWAAQYPIISIEDGLAENDWAGWKLLTQRIGNKVQLVGDDLFVTNPKIFAEGIESGTANAILIKVNQIGTLTETLEAIAMADKAGYAAVVSHRSGETEDTTIADIAVATTATQIKTGSLCRSDRVAKYNQLLRIEEALGSGARYAGRDAFVSLKR, from the coding sequence ATGACCAACATCGCCAAGATCCACGCCCGTGAAATCCTCGACAGCCGTGGCAACCCCACGCTGGAAGCCGAAGTCACCCTGGCCGACGGCTCGTTCGGCCGCGCTGCCGTTCCGTCCGGCGCTTCGACCGGCACCAAGGAGGCTGTGGAACTGCGCGATGGCGACAAGACCCGTTACCTGGGCAAGGGCGTGCGCAACGCCGTGAACAACGTCAACGGCGCCATCGCCACCGCGCTGGCCGGCTTCAATGCCGAGGACCAGCAGGGCCTGGACCGCCGCCTGATCGATCTGGACGGTACCGAGAACAAGGGTCGCCTGGGCGCCAATGCGCTGCTCGGCGTCTCGATGGCCGCTGCCCACGCGGTCGCCGCTTCCAGGAAGCAGGCGCTGTGGCAGTACCTGGCCGCCAAGACCGGCGCTGTGCCGTCGCTGCCGGTGCCGATGATGAACATCATCAACGGTGGCGCGCATGCCGACAACAACGTCGATTTCCAGGAATTCATGGTGTTGCCGGTCGGCTTCAGCTCGTTCAGCGAATCGCTGCGCGCCGGCACCGAGATCTTCCACGCCCTCAAGTCGGTGCTGAAGAGCCACGGCCTGAGCACGGCGGTGGGCGACGAAGGCGGCTTCGCGCCGGACTTCCGCAGCAACGTCGAGGCGCTGGACACCATTCTGGAAGCCATCGGCAAGGCCGGTTACAACGCCGGTGAAGACGTTCTGTTGGGCCTGGACGTGGCGTCCAGCGAGTTCTACGAGAACGGCAAGTACAACCTGGTCGGCGAGAACAAGCGCCTGACCTCCGACCAGTTCGTCGACTTCCTGGCCGACTGGGCCGCGCAGTACCCGATCATCAGCATCGAAGACGGCCTGGCCGAGAACGACTGGGCGGGTTGGAAGCTGCTCACCCAGCGCATCGGCAACAAGGTGCAGCTGGTGGGCGACGACCTGTTCGTCACCAACCCGAAGATCTTTGCCGAGGGCATCGAGTCGGGCACCGCCAACGCCATCCTGATCAAGGTCAACCAGATCGGCACCCTGACCGAAACCCTGGAAGCCATCGCCATGGCCGACAAGGCCGGCTATGCGGCCGTGGTCTCGCACCGTTCGGGCGAAACCGAAGACACCACCATCGCCGACATCGCCGTGGCCACCACCGCCACCCAGATCAAGACCGGCTCGCTCTGCCGCAGCGATCGCGTGGCCAAGTACAACCAGCTGCTGCGCATCGAGGAAGCCCTCGGCAGCGGTGCACGCTATGCCGGCCGTGATGCGTTTGTCTCGCTCAAGCGCTGA
- a CDS encoding protein-L-isoaspartate(D-aspartate) O-methyltransferase: MTARMRLQPEAVGIGMTSQRVRDRLVDRLREVGIADEATLNAVRVVPRHLFIDEALASRAYEDTALPIGHGQTISQPWVVARMTEVVLAVAPKKVLEVGTGSGYQAAILGALGLEVFTVERIGDLLRQARKRFRHLGMNIRTKHDDGRVGWAEHGPYDAIVVTAAAPALVDALIDQLAVGGRLVAPVGGPGGQVLLQLTRQADGTIAQEELAPVSFVPLLPGMLD, encoded by the coding sequence ATGACGGCGCGCATGCGCCTGCAGCCGGAGGCTGTGGGTATCGGCATGACCTCGCAGCGGGTACGCGACCGCCTGGTGGATCGCCTGCGCGAAGTGGGTATCGCCGACGAAGCCACGCTCAACGCAGTGCGCGTGGTGCCGCGGCATCTGTTCATCGATGAGGCCTTGGCCTCGCGCGCCTACGAAGACACCGCCTTGCCGATTGGCCATGGCCAGACCATCTCCCAGCCCTGGGTGGTGGCGCGGATGACCGAAGTGGTGCTCGCCGTTGCACCGAAGAAGGTGCTGGAAGTAGGCACCGGTTCGGGTTACCAGGCCGCCATTCTTGGCGCGCTGGGGCTGGAGGTGTTCACGGTCGAACGCATCGGCGACCTGCTGCGGCAGGCACGCAAGCGCTTCCGCCACCTGGGCATGAACATCCGCACCAAACACGACGACGGCCGCGTCGGCTGGGCCGAACATGGCCCCTATGACGCCATCGTGGTGACTGCGGCGGCGCCGGCGCTGGTCGATGCCTTGATCGATCAGCTGGCCGTGGGCGGCCGACTGGTTGCGCCCGTCGGCGGGCCCGGTGGACAGGTGCTGTTGCAACTGACCCGTCAGGCAGATGGCACCATTGCCCAGGAAGAGCTGGCACCGGTGAGCTTCGTGCCGCTGTTGCCCGGCATGCTGGACTGA
- a CDS encoding CTP synthase encodes MTPLIFVTGGVVSSLGKGIAAASLASILEARGLKVTMMKLDPYINVDPGTMSPFQHGEVYVTDDGAETDLDLGHYERFIHNRLSRKNSVTTGRIYENVIRKERRGDYLGATVQVIPHITDEIRRCIDEATEGFDVALVEIGGTVGDIESLPFLEAIRQVRTERGPEKALFMHLTLVPYIAAAGELKTKPTQHSVKELRSIGIQPDVLLCRSEQAIPDSERRKISLFTNVSERAVISVPDVEVLYRVPMGLHAQGLDEIVVNQLKLGDKAGPADLSEWEAVLDAALHPLDEVTIAVVGKYVDHQDAYKSVGEALKHGGLRQRTKVNLKWLEAQELEESGLAALEGVDGILVPGGFGDRGFEGKVLTSQFAREHNVPYFGICYGMQAAVVDFARNVAGLEGANSTENDRQSPNPVIGLITEWRTATGEVEKRDEKSDLGGTMRLGLQEQRLKPGTLARELYGKDVVAERHRHRYEFNNRYRTQLEDAGLVIAGKSMDDTLVEVIELPREQHPWFLACQAHPEFLSTPRGGHPLFIGFIRAAREKKAGGKLLQEARA; translated from the coding sequence GTGACCCCCCTTATTTTTGTTACCGGTGGTGTGGTGTCCTCGCTTGGCAAGGGCATCGCAGCCGCGTCTTTGGCCTCGATTCTCGAGGCGCGTGGCCTGAAGGTCACCATGATGAAGCTGGATCCGTACATCAACGTCGATCCAGGCACGATGAGTCCCTTCCAGCATGGCGAGGTCTATGTCACCGACGACGGTGCCGAGACCGACCTGGATCTGGGCCATTACGAGCGTTTCATTCATAACCGCCTGAGCCGCAAGAATTCGGTGACCACCGGGCGTATCTACGAAAACGTGATCCGCAAGGAGCGCCGGGGCGATTACCTTGGCGCCACCGTGCAGGTCATCCCGCATATCACCGACGAAATCCGCCGCTGCATCGACGAGGCCACCGAAGGCTTCGACGTGGCGCTGGTGGAAATCGGCGGCACCGTGGGCGATATCGAGTCGCTGCCGTTCCTGGAGGCGATCCGCCAGGTGCGCACCGAGCGCGGCCCGGAAAAGGCGCTGTTCATGCACCTCACCCTGGTGCCGTACATCGCCGCCGCCGGTGAGCTGAAGACCAAGCCGACCCAGCACTCGGTCAAGGAGCTGCGTTCGATCGGCATCCAGCCGGACGTGCTGCTGTGCCGTTCCGAGCAGGCCATTCCGGACTCGGAGCGCCGCAAGATTTCGCTGTTCACCAACGTTTCCGAGCGCGCCGTGATCAGCGTGCCGGACGTTGAGGTGCTGTACCGCGTGCCGATGGGCCTGCATGCGCAGGGCCTGGACGAGATCGTGGTCAACCAGCTCAAGCTGGGTGACAAGGCCGGTCCGGCCGATCTGTCCGAGTGGGAAGCCGTGCTGGATGCAGCGCTGCACCCGCTGGACGAAGTGACCATCGCCGTGGTCGGCAAGTACGTCGACCACCAGGATGCGTACAAGTCGGTGGGCGAGGCGCTCAAGCACGGCGGCCTGCGCCAGCGCACCAAGGTCAACCTGAAGTGGCTCGAAGCGCAGGAACTGGAGGAATCCGGTCTGGCAGCGCTGGAAGGCGTGGACGGTATCCTGGTGCCGGGCGGCTTTGGCGACCGTGGTTTCGAAGGCAAGGTGCTGACCTCGCAGTTCGCCCGTGAGCACAACGTGCCGTACTTCGGCATCTGTTATGGCATGCAGGCGGCGGTGGTGGATTTCGCCCGCAATGTGGCCGGCCTGGAAGGCGCCAACAGCACCGAGAACGACCGCCAGTCGCCGAATCCGGTGATCGGCCTGATCACTGAATGGCGTACCGCCACCGGTGAAGTTGAAAAGCGTGACGAGAAGTCCGACCTGGGCGGCACCATGCGTCTGGGCCTGCAGGAGCAGCGCCTGAAGCCGGGCACCCTGGCCCGCGAGCTGTACGGAAAGGACGTGGTGGCCGAGCGTCACCGCCATCGTTACGAGTTCAACAACCGCTACCGCACCCAGCTGGAAGACGCTGGCCTGGTGATTGCCGGCAAGTCGATGGATGACACGCTGGTCGAGGTGATCGAGCTGCCGCGTGAACAGCACCCGTGGTTCCTGGCCTGCCAGGCACACCCGGAGTTCCTGTCCACGCCGCGCGGCGGCCACCCGCTGTTCATCGGCTTCATCCGCGCCGCGCGCGAGAAGAAGGCCGGCGGCAAGCTGCTGCAGGAAGCCCGCGCGTAA
- the ftsB gene encoding cell division protein FtsB produces MRNWRWLLLVLAVLLALLQYRFWFGQGNSGEVMMLEAQVANQKRDNDGLQQRNDSLAAEVQDLKDGEAAIEERARSELGMIKPGEKFYRVVENAPVAAPVVPAPAVQTPAGQGNQQSPPENVP; encoded by the coding sequence ATGCGTAATTGGCGCTGGCTGCTGCTGGTGCTGGCGGTACTGCTGGCGTTGCTGCAGTACCGCTTCTGGTTTGGCCAGGGCAACTCGGGCGAAGTGATGATGCTCGAGGCGCAGGTGGCCAACCAGAAGCGTGACAACGACGGTCTGCAGCAGCGCAATGATTCCCTGGCCGCCGAAGTCCAGGATCTCAAGGATGGCGAGGCTGCCATCGAAGAGCGTGCGCGCAGCGAACTGGGCATGATCAAGCCGGGTGAGAAGTTCTACCGGGTGGTCGAGAACGCTCCGGTAGCTGCACCGGTGGTACCGGCGCCTGCCGTGCAGACACCGGCCGGGCAGGGCAATCAACAGTCACCTCCGGAGAACGTGCCGTGA
- the truD gene encoding tRNA pseudouridine(13) synthase TruD, which translates to MNALPLAFGAPLLTAAIRSVPEDFQVDEIPAFEATGEGEHLLLDIRKRNANTVAIAKQLAQWAGVPEMGVSYAGQKDRHAVTTQRFSVHLPKRVAPDLALLESDELHVLASTWHNRKLQRGALAGNRFKLVLRGVQGDKAAIEERLQIVAARGLPNWFGEQRFGRDGGNVPAALQMFAGRRVRKDQRSMLLSAARSALFNRVLAARVEQGSWDSALDGEVWMLDGSRSVFGPEPMNDVLAERLGRFDIHPSAPLWGVGELRATGGALALEEQALADEQAMALRAGLEQAGLKQERRSLRLKPSLMQHQWLADDVLEVAFALPPGCYATAVLHELGEVSDASRNEIAGSAPVEAEAPSAEDAAD; encoded by the coding sequence ATGAACGCGCTGCCGTTGGCGTTTGGTGCGCCGCTGCTGACCGCTGCGATCCGCAGCGTGCCGGAAGATTTCCAGGTGGATGAAATTCCGGCCTTCGAGGCGACCGGCGAGGGCGAGCATCTGCTGCTGGACATCCGCAAGCGCAATGCCAATACCGTGGCCATCGCCAAGCAGTTGGCGCAATGGGCCGGCGTGCCGGAAATGGGCGTCAGCTATGCCGGGCAGAAAGATCGCCATGCGGTGACCACGCAGCGCTTCAGTGTGCACCTGCCCAAGCGCGTGGCGCCGGACCTGGCCTTGCTGGAATCGGACGAACTGCATGTGCTGGCGTCGACCTGGCACAACCGCAAGCTGCAGCGCGGCGCGTTGGCCGGCAACCGCTTCAAGCTGGTGCTGCGCGGCGTGCAGGGTGACAAGGCGGCAATCGAAGAACGCCTGCAGATTGTTGCAGCACGCGGCCTGCCTAACTGGTTCGGTGAGCAGCGCTTTGGTCGCGACGGCGGTAACGTGCCGGCTGCGCTGCAGATGTTTGCCGGCCGCCGGGTGCGCAAGGATCAGCGCTCGATGCTGCTGTCGGCGGCCCGGTCGGCGCTGTTCAATCGCGTGCTGGCCGCGCGCGTGGAGCAGGGTAGCTGGGACTCGGCGTTGGACGGCGAGGTGTGGATGCTGGACGGCAGCCGTTCGGTATTCGGGCCGGAACCGATGAACGACGTGCTGGCCGAGCGGCTGGGGCGCTTTGATATTCATCCGAGTGCGCCGTTGTGGGGTGTTGGTGAACTGCGCGCGACCGGCGGCGCCCTCGCGCTCGAAGAGCAGGCACTGGCTGATGAGCAGGCCATGGCCCTGCGCGCGGGGCTGGAGCAGGCCGGGCTCAAGCAGGAGCGCCGCTCGCTGCGATTGAAGCCCTCGCTGATGCAGCATCAATGGCTGGCTGACGATGTACTGGAAGTAGCGTTCGCCCTGCCACCGGGCTGCTATGCCACGGCGGTGCTGCACGAATTGGGCGAAGTGAGCGACGCAAGCCGCAATGAAATTGCGGGTAGCGCGCCAGTTGAAGCCGAAGCGCCCAGCGCAGAAGACGCCGCCGACTAA
- a CDS encoding Mth938-like domain-containing protein, protein MQLSRELPDYIYSLRQADGRQAKVNDRVLGRSFILSPNTLIEDWPVTSVAELSAEHLAPALEQNPALVILGTGERQIFPPAAVMAACLTRGIGIEVMNNASAARTFNVLAGENRRVVMAIILENAP, encoded by the coding sequence ATGCAGCTCAGTCGCGAACTACCCGATTACATCTACTCCCTGCGCCAGGCCGATGGCCGCCAGGCGAAGGTGAATGACCGCGTACTGGGCCGCAGTTTCATCCTGTCGCCCAACACGCTGATCGAAGACTGGCCGGTCACCTCGGTGGCCGAGCTGAGCGCCGAGCACTTGGCGCCAGCGCTGGAGCAGAACCCGGCCCTGGTCATCCTGGGCACGGGTGAAAGGCAGATCTTCCCGCCAGCCGCGGTCATGGCCGCCTGCCTGACCCGCGGCATCGGCATCGAGGTAATGAACAACGCCTCTGCCGCGCGCACGTTCAATGTGCTGGCCGGCGAGAACCGCCGTGTGGTGATGGCCATTATTCTCGAAAACGCGCCGTAA
- a CDS encoding Smr/MutS family protein codes for MSYPDDEDDAALFRSAIGEVTPIRPVEPAVTGKPKPKPRARMAERDESEALGEFARLLRSNTPLEAGDSVSYRRDNLPPRMFQRLKRGQYSVQDELDLHGASAAQAENLLRQFLLEARAHEHGCVRIIHGKGLQSDGGAPVLKNLVDRMLRQRNDVLAFHSAPPTQGGTGAVLVLLANR; via the coding sequence ATGTCGTACCCAGATGATGAAGATGACGCCGCACTGTTCCGCTCGGCCATCGGCGAAGTGACGCCGATACGCCCGGTGGAGCCTGCGGTTACCGGCAAACCCAAGCCCAAGCCGCGCGCGCGCATGGCCGAACGGGATGAATCCGAGGCGTTGGGCGAATTTGCCCGCCTGCTGCGCTCCAATACACCACTGGAGGCCGGCGACAGCGTCAGCTACCGCCGCGACAATCTGCCGCCGCGCATGTTCCAGCGGCTCAAGCGTGGTCAGTATTCAGTGCAGGACGAGTTGGATCTGCACGGCGCCAGCGCCGCGCAGGCAGAGAACCTGCTGCGCCAGTTTCTGCTCGAAGCCCGCGCGCATGAACATGGCTGCGTGCGCATCATCCATGGCAAGGGCCTGCAATCGGATGGCGGCGCACCGGTGCTGAAGAACCTGGTCGACCGCATGCTGCGCCAGCGCAACGACGTGCTGGCCTTTCATTCGGCACCGCCCACGCAAGGCGGCACCGGCGCGGTGCTGGTGTTGCTGGCTAACCGCTGA
- the rlmE gene encoding 23S rRNA (uridine(2552)-2'-O)-methyltransferase RlmE — translation MPSRSKSSQRWLKEHFSDPFVKKAQKEGMRSRAAYKLEELLERDRLLKPHMVVVDLGAAPGGWSQQVRRQMGDTGRVLALDILEMPPLAGVEFLHGDFREQDVLSAFEAMLGNQPVDLVLSDMAPNKSGMDAVDQPRMMHLAELALDFADNHLKPGGAFLIKLFQGVGFDDYVREMRRRYEKVAIRKPDASRKRSSEVYALGQGKRSQIK, via the coding sequence ATGCCTTCCCGTAGCAAAAGTAGCCAGCGCTGGCTGAAAGAACACTTCTCCGATCCTTTTGTGAAAAAGGCCCAGAAGGAGGGCATGCGCTCACGCGCGGCCTACAAGCTGGAGGAGCTGCTGGAGCGTGACCGCTTGCTCAAGCCGCACATGGTGGTGGTCGATCTGGGCGCCGCGCCCGGTGGCTGGTCGCAGCAGGTGCGCAGGCAGATGGGTGATACCGGCCGGGTATTGGCGCTGGATATCCTGGAAATGCCGCCGCTGGCTGGCGTGGAGTTCCTTCACGGTGACTTCAGGGAACAAGACGTTCTATCGGCATTTGAAGCCATGCTCGGGAATCAGCCGGTGGACCTTGTGCTGTCGGATATGGCCCCCAATAAGAGTGGTATGGATGCGGTTGACCAACCGCGGATGATGCACCTGGCGGAGTTGGCGTTGGATTTTGCCGACAACCATCTCAAGCCGGGTGGGGCGTTCCTGATCAAGTTGTTCCAGGGCGTCGGCTTTGATGACTATGTGCGCGAAATGCGCCGCCGTTATGAAAAGGTCGCCATTCGCAAGCCGGACGCTTCACGCAAGCGTTCATCCGAGGTTTATGCCTTGGGGCAGGGCAAGCGCAGCCAGATAAAGTAA
- the ispD gene encoding 2-C-methyl-D-erythritol 4-phosphate cytidylyltransferase, protein MIVPTWAVVPAAGRGARFGGPLPKQYLLADGEPLLAHALQSLLAHPGVAGVMVAIAENDADWPGWTSFADKPVLTCVGGQTRAASVLAGLQALPDSVRADDFVLVHDAARPNLAAVDLSRLLEVGRADPVGAILAAPVRDTLKRAGDDGGIDRTEPREHLWRALTPQLFRRHQLTRALLDAAAAGVDVTDDAMAMERQGVRPLLVEGAESNFKVTTPADLARFEFELSQRGS, encoded by the coding sequence GTGATCGTACCCACCTGGGCCGTGGTTCCCGCGGCCGGGCGCGGTGCGCGCTTCGGCGGGCCGCTCCCCAAGCAATACCTGCTGGCCGATGGCGAGCCGCTGCTTGCCCATGCCTTGCAGTCACTGCTGGCCCACCCTGGCGTAGCCGGAGTAATGGTCGCCATCGCAGAGAACGATGCCGATTGGCCGGGCTGGACCTCGTTTGCCGACAAGCCTGTGTTGACCTGCGTGGGCGGGCAGACCCGCGCCGCGTCGGTGTTGGCGGGCCTGCAGGCATTGCCGGACAGCGTGCGCGCCGACGATTTCGTGCTGGTCCACGATGCGGCGCGCCCGAACCTGGCCGCGGTGGATCTGAGCCGCCTGCTGGAAGTGGGGCGTGCCGATCCGGTGGGGGCCATTCTCGCCGCGCCGGTCCGCGATACGCTCAAGCGTGCCGGCGACGACGGCGGCATCGATCGCACCGAGCCGCGTGAGCACCTGTGGCGTGCGCTGACCCCGCAGCTGTTCCGCCGTCATCAGTTGACGCGTGCCTTGCTTGACGCGGCCGCGGCCGGTGTCGATGTCACCGATGATGCGATGGCGATGGAGCGGCAGGGCGTGCGCCCGCTGCTGGTCGAAGGTGCGGAAAGCAATTTCAAGGTCACCACGCCGGCCGATCTGGCCCGTTTCGAATTCGAGCTGTCGCAGCGCGGCAGCTGA